CGCCCTCGCCGTCCAGGCCCACGGCGCCGGTGAGAACGCCTTCACCTGGGGGCTGCTGTACGGCCGCGAGGAGGCCGCTGCGGCGCGCACGGAGCGCGAGCTGCCGGAGGCCTGGGCCGCCGCAGAGACCGCGGATCTGTAGCCGGACGGGAGTCCCTGAGCACCGGGGTACGCTTGAGAGTCGCCCCATGCCAGCTCACGAAGGTTCGAGATGTCTGCTGCCGAGTCTGTCTTCCCGCAGCTCGAAGCTCTGCTCCCGCACGTGCAGAAGCCGATTCAGTACGTCGGTGGAGAGCTGAACTCCACGGTCAAGCCGTGGGAGTCCGCCGACGTCCGCTGGGCTCTGATGTACCCGGACGCGTACGAGGTCGGTCTGCCCAACCAGGGCGTCATGATCCTCTACGAGGTACTCAACGAGCGTGAGGGCGTCCTCGCCGAGCGCACCTACAGCGTGTGGCCGGACCTCGAAGAGCTGATGCGCGAGCACAACGTGCCGCAGTTCACGGTCGACAGCCACCGCCCCGTCGGCGCCTTCGACGTGTTCGGCCTGAGCTTCTCCACCGAGCTCGGCTACACCAACATGCTCACGGCCCTCGACCTCGCGGGCATCCCGCTGGAGTCCAAGGACCGCACCGTCGACCACCCGATCGTGCTCGCCGGCGGCCACGCCGCCTTCAACCCCGAGCCGATCGCGGACTTCATCGACGCGGCGATCGTCGGCGACGGCGAGCAGGCCGTCCTCGACATGACCGAGATCATCCGCCGCTGGAAGGCGGAGGGCCGCCCCGGCGGCCGCGAGGAGGTCCTGCTCCGCCTCGCCAAGACCGGCTCGGTCTACATCCCGGCGTTCTACGACGTCGAGTACCTCCCGGACGGCCGCATCGGCCGCGTCGTCCCCAACCGCTCCGGCGTGCCGTGGCGCGTGTCCAAGCACACCGTCATGGACCTCGACGAGTGGCCGTACCCCAAGCAGCCGCTGGTCCCGCTCGCCGAGACGGTCCACGAGCGGATGTCCGTCGAGATCTTCCGCGGCTGCACCCGCGGCTGCCGTTTCTGCCAGGCCGGCATGATCACGCGCCCCGTGCGGGAGCGAAGCATCACCGGCATCGGCGAGATGGTCGAGAAGGGTCTCAAGGCGACCGGCTTCGAGGAGGTCGGCCTCCTCTCGCTGTCCTCCGCGGACCACACCGAGATCGGTGACATCGCGAAGGGCCTGGCGGACCGCTACGAGGAAGACAAGATCGGCCTCTCCCTCCCCTCGACCCGCGTGGACGCCTTCAACGTCGACCTCGCGAACGAGCTGACGCGGAACGGCCGCCGCTCCGGCCTCACCTTCGCCCCCGAGGGCGGCTCCGAGCGCATGCGCAAGGTCATCAACAAGATGGTCTCGGAAGAGGACCTGATCAGGACCGTCGCGACGGCCTACGGCAACGGCTGGCGCCAGGTGAAGCTGTACTTCATGTGCGGCCTGCCGACCGAGACCGACGAGGACGTCCTCCAGATCGGCGACATGGCGGTCAACGTGATCGCCAAGGGCCGCGAGGTCTCCGGCCAGAACGACATCCGCTGCACGGTGTCGATCGGCGGCTTCGTCCCCAAGCCGCACACCCCCTTCCAGTGGGCCCCGCAGCTCTCCGCCGAGGAGACCGACGCCCGCCTGCAGAAGCTCCGCGACAAGATCCGCGGCGACAAGAAGTACGGCCGCTCCATCGGCTTCCGCTACCACGACGGCAAGCCCGGCATCGTCGAGGGCCTGCTCTCCCGCGGCGACCGCCGCGTCGGCCACGTCATCCGCGCGGTGTACGAGGACGGCGGCCGCTTCGACGGCTGGCGCGAGCACTTCTCGTACGACCGCTGGATGGACTGCGCCGCGAAGACCCTCCCGGCCCACGGCGTCGACGTCGACTGGTACACGACGCGCGAGCGCACCTACGAGGAGGTCCTGCCCTGGGACCACCTGGACTCCGGTCTCGACAAGGACTGGCTCTGGGAGGACTGGCAGGACGCCCTCGACGAGACCGAGGTCGACGACTGCCGCTGGACCCCGTGCTTCGACTGCGGCGTCTGCCCGGCCATGCAGACCGAGATCCAGGTCGGCCCGACGGGCAAGAAGCTGCTGCCGCTGAGCGTCGTCAAGCAGTAGGGAACGCATTCGGGTGACGGCCCGGTCCGGGGAGGAAACCTCGGGCCGGGTCGTCGCGTCATTTCGGGCATGAGTATCGAGAAACCGCAGCCGGTGACCGGTCCCGGGCCCGAGGGGTGTCTGACGGCGTTCATCAGGATCCCGGTGCGGGTCGTGGTGCTCGTGGTCGTGGTGCCGGTGCGGATGCTGTGGGACGTCCTCGTCGTCGGCGCGCGGTTCGTGGACCGGACGATGGTGCGGCCCGTCGGGCGGGCGTTGGCCTGGTTCTTCGGGCGGGTCGTCGGGGTTCCGGCCGGCTGGCTGTACCGGCATGTGCTCACGCCCGTGGGGCACGCCCTGGCCTGGTTCCTCACGGGTGTCGCGGTGGTCTTCGGGTGGATCGTCGAGCGGCTCGGCATCGGGCTGTCGTGGCTGCTCAAGGCGGTGTTCGTGTGGCCGTGGGTGGGGCTGTGGAGGTACGTGGTCGTGCCGGTCGCCCGGTACGGGATCGCCGTTCCCGCCGTCTGGCTGTACCGGCATCTCGTCACGCCGCTCGGGCACGGGCTCTCCTGGGCCCTGGCGACGCTGGTCGTCGCGCCGCTCGGCGCGCTCTGGACGTACGTCGTGGTGCCGCTCGTCCGGTACGGGATCGTCGTGCCGGCCGCCTGGCTGTACGGCTCCGTGCTCGCGCCGCTCGGCCGCGGTCTCGTCACGGCGCTGTTCGTGTGGCCGTGGCGGCACCTGGTCGTGCCGGTCGTCACGTACGGGATCGTCGTGCCCCTCTCCTGGCTGTGGCGGCGGGTGCTCGTGCCCGTCGGGCGGGAGGTCGGGGACGCGCTCGTCGTCTGCTGGCGGATCGCGGGGTACGTGTCCCGGGCCGTCGGGAGGGCGGTGAAGTGGGTGGCGTGGAACCTGGTCGGGCGGCCCGTCGCCTGGTTCTACCGGGACGTGTGCACCCCCGTCGGGCACTTCGTCCGCGACCGCGTCTGGGCGCCCGCCCGCGCCGTCGCCGTCGAGGCCGGCCGGGCCGCCCGGGCCGCGCTCGTCTCGGCCCGGGACACCGTGCGGCAGGCCCGCCGCGACGCCTGGCGCGCCCTGGTCGGCGGGCCCCGGAGCACCGAGGCTGTGGAACCGGCGGTGACCCAGGCGCGTACTCTGGGTAGTACAACTGCTGTCTCCGGCGTGGCACCCGCCCCCGAGATCTCCCTGCGAAAGCGGGGGTGATCCGGGCGAAGCCCACCAGGGACGACCCGTACCACCGGTACCCACCGCATTTCGAGGGCGGCGCGCCACCCGCGCCCGCCCCGCACCGAGGAGAAGAACCACTGGGCAAGCGACAGCCCGAAGGCCCGCCGCCCGCACCTGCGGTGCAGCGCATCCGACTGCGCTACACCAAGCGCGGCCGCCTCCGGTTCACCAGCCACCGTGACTTCCAGCGCGCGTTCGAGCGTGCGCTGCGCCGCGCCGAGGTGCCCATGGCGTACTCGGCCGGTTTCACCCCGCACCCGAAGGTGTCGTACGCCAACGCCGCCCCCACGGGTACGGGCTCCGAGGCCGAGTACCTGGAGATCGCCCTCACCGAGACGCGCGACCCGGAGACCCTCCGGGCGCTGCTCGACGAGTCGCTCCCGGCCGGTCTGGACATCACCGACGCCGTCGAGGCCCGGACCTCCGGGCTCGCCGACCGGCTCACCGCCTCCGTGTGGGAGCTCCGGCTCGACGGAGTGGCAGTCGAGGACGCGCAGAAGGCCGTCGAGGCCTTCCTCGCCGCCGAGACGGTCGAGGTGCAGCGCAAGACGAAGAACGGCATGCGCACCTTCGACGCCCGTTCCGCCGTCGCGGAGCTCACCGCGGCTCGTCCACCGGCTGATAGGCCGGTGGAGGGCCCCTGTGCGATACTGCGGCTGGTTGTTCGGCACGTGACACCTGCCGTGCGACCCGACGACGTCCTGTCCGGTCTCCGAGCTGTGGCCGACCTGGCGCCGCCGGTCCCCGCAGCGGTGACCAGGCTGGCGCAGGGGCTCTTCGACGAGGAGTCCGGCACGGTGACCGACCCGCTCGCGCCCGACCGCGAGGCAGTCACGGCCGCTTCACCCACGGCCGCCGCGACCGCCCCGGCGACGGCGCCGGGTACCGGTTCCGCGTAGGGAGCGGTCGTCGTAGCGCAGCCCTGGACCTCGGGAGCCACCTGGGTCGGGCCGCGCACTGACCAGGAGACTTTCGCCAGGCCGTACGCATGGGGCGTACGGAACCGGCGAGCCAGACACAGAGCTCCCGTGCGGCGCCCGCGCCCCGGACGGCGGTACCGCGCTCATCACGCGGACGTGCCGCCGGACCGGAATCAGGCGCGGCGCCCGGGAGCGTGACGGGAGAACCGCCCGCATGCTCGAGCAGCACGAAGACAACGAGAACAACAGCGCCCCCGGAGACAAGCTGCCGCCGCGCCGTAGGCGTCGCGCCGCTTCCCGCCCCGCGGGCCCGCCGGTCGCCGCCGACGCGTCGGCCGCCGAGGCCACCGCACCGGTCGTCGAGGAGACGCCGGTCGCCGAGGTCGTCGAGGAGGCCGCTCCGGCGCGTCCGCGCCGCCGTGCCACCCGCAGGGCCACCGCGCCCGAGGCGACGCCGCAGGCCGCGGAGGCCGTGGCCGCCGAGGTCGAGGAGACCCTGGCCGTCGAGGAGACCGCGCCGCCCGCGCGGACCCGTCGTCGTGCCACCCGCAAGGCCACCACCGCCGCGCCGGCGGAGGAGACCCCGGCCGTCGAAGAGGCCCCGGCCGCCGAAGCCGCCGAGGTCGTCGAGGAGGCCGCTCCGGCCCGTACCCGCCGCCGCGCCACCCGCAAGGCCACCGCCCCCGTGACGTCCCCGGCCGTGGCCGAGGAGATCGTGGTCGAGGCCGTGGCGGAGGAGGCCGAGCCGGTCGCCGAGCCGGAGCCGGTCGTCGAGGCCGCGCCGCCGGCCCGTACCCGCCGCCGTGCCACCCGCAAGGCCACCGCCCCCGTGACGTCCCCGGCCGTGGCCGAGGAGATCGTGGTCGAGGCCGTGGCGGAGGAGGCCGAGCCGGTCGCCGAGCCGGAGCCGGTCGTCGAGGCCGCGCCGCCGGCCCGTACCCGCCGCCGCGCCACCCGCAAGGTCACCTCGCCCGAGCCGGTCGCCGCCGAGGCCGAGACCGCCGGCGAGACGCTGCCGCAGGACGTCGTCGAGCAGATCGCCGTCGACACCCCGGCCGCCGCCGAGGTCGCCGCCGCCGAGCAGGCCGCCACCCGTGGCCGTACCCGCCGCCGCGCCACCTCGCCGCAGTTCACCTCCGAGCCGGTGGCCCCCGCGAAGGCCGAGGAGGAGAAGCCCGCGCGCGGC
This sequence is a window from Streptomyces sp. HUAS YS2. Protein-coding genes within it:
- a CDS encoding TIGR03936 family radical SAM-associated protein is translated as MQRIRLRYTKRGRLRFTSHRDFQRAFERALRRAEVPMAYSAGFTPHPKVSYANAAPTGTGSEAEYLEIALTETRDPETLRALLDESLPAGLDITDAVEARTSGLADRLTASVWELRLDGVAVEDAQKAVEAFLAAETVEVQRKTKNGMRTFDARSAVAELTAARPPADRPVEGPCAILRLVVRHVTPAVRPDDVLSGLRAVADLAPPVPAAVTRLAQGLFDEESGTVTDPLAPDREAVTAASPTAAATAPATAPGTGSA
- a CDS encoding TIGR03960 family B12-binding radical SAM protein → MSAAESVFPQLEALLPHVQKPIQYVGGELNSTVKPWESADVRWALMYPDAYEVGLPNQGVMILYEVLNEREGVLAERTYSVWPDLEELMREHNVPQFTVDSHRPVGAFDVFGLSFSTELGYTNMLTALDLAGIPLESKDRTVDHPIVLAGGHAAFNPEPIADFIDAAIVGDGEQAVLDMTEIIRRWKAEGRPGGREEVLLRLAKTGSVYIPAFYDVEYLPDGRIGRVVPNRSGVPWRVSKHTVMDLDEWPYPKQPLVPLAETVHERMSVEIFRGCTRGCRFCQAGMITRPVRERSITGIGEMVEKGLKATGFEEVGLLSLSSADHTEIGDIAKGLADRYEEDKIGLSLPSTRVDAFNVDLANELTRNGRRSGLTFAPEGGSERMRKVINKMVSEEDLIRTVATAYGNGWRQVKLYFMCGLPTETDEDVLQIGDMAVNVIAKGREVSGQNDIRCTVSIGGFVPKPHTPFQWAPQLSAEETDARLQKLRDKIRGDKKYGRSIGFRYHDGKPGIVEGLLSRGDRRVGHVIRAVYEDGGRFDGWREHFSYDRWMDCAAKTLPAHGVDVDWYTTRERTYEEVLPWDHLDSGLDKDWLWEDWQDALDETEVDDCRWTPCFDCGVCPAMQTEIQVGPTGKKLLPLSVVKQ